A stretch of Salarias fasciatus chromosome 23, fSalaFa1.1, whole genome shotgun sequence DNA encodes these proteins:
- the LOC115381257 gene encoding LOW QUALITY PROTEIN: acyl-coenzyme A thioesterase 11-like (The sequence of the model RefSeq protein was modified relative to this genomic sequence to represent the inferred CDS: inserted 3 bases in 2 codons) yields the protein MTSNNKDVDTMLDLLFIQENGEVYRNPTEVQMSQIVLPCHANHCGELSAGQLLKWMDSTACLSAERHSGVSCVTASVDDIHFEHTIGVGKVVNIIAKVNRAFTSSMEVGILVTCEDLYTGRQWKVCHAFAXIVARRTEAGKVQLKQVIPRTQIEQMEYSLAAERRRMRLIHAEIITDLLSSSTAQLGECQEYEDAVSAERTRVESVELVLPPHANHQVSTFGGQIMAWMENVATIAASRLCNAHPTLRTIDMFHFRGPSHIGDRLVLKAIVNNAFKHSMEVGVCAEAYQGGEPLRHINSAFMTFEVLDSDRKPRTLPRIRPEPVDGKRRYQEAIARKKIRLDRSEYIISCKQTEVPXSVPWDPSNQMYLSYNNVSALKLMDTRTNWVLASEKNKVRLYTLEENHMLFFKVEMNVSVPAEQTFHLLSDLRRRKEWDRHYEECEVINQADEDDTLYRVATPSVTKGGKGQDFILLASRRKPCDARDPYLIALRSVTLPTHPPTDDYSRGEVLCAGFSIWEESSTVTKITYYNQATPGVLPYISTDIVGLSSAFYSSFSACSQFLEANNYG from the exons atgacttcaaATAATAAAGATGTGGACACCATGCTGGACCTTCTGTTCATCCAAGAAAATGGGGAAGTTTACAGAAATCCCACTGAAGTGCAAATGAGTCAAATCGTGCTCCCTTGCCATGCCAACCACTGTGGGGAGCTGAGTGCTGGGCAGCTGCTGAAGTGGATGGACTCTACTGCCTGTTTATCTG CTGAACGACATTCAGGTGTTTCCTGTGTCACTGCATCAGTGGACGACATCCACTTCGAACACACAATAGG ggtcGGAAAAGTTGTGAACATCATTGCAAAGGTCAACAGGGCCTTCACATCCAGCATGGAG GTGGGCATACTGGTGACCTGTGAAGACCTTTACACTGGCAGGCAGTGGAAAGTTTGTCACGCCTTTGC AATTGTTGCCAGACGTACCGAAGCCGGGAAG GTACAGCTGAAACAGGTGATTCCTCGTACACAAATAGAGCAGATGGAGTACAGTCTGGCGGCGGAGCGGAGGAGGATGAGACTCATCCACGCTGAGATTATCACAGACCTACTGAGCAGCAGCACCGCTCAACTGG GAGAATGTCAGGAGTACGAAGACGCTGTGTCAGCTGAACGGACACGAGTTGAGAGTGTGGAGCTGGTACTGCCGCCCCATGCTAACCATCAAGTCAGCACTTTTGGAGGGCAGATTATGGCCTGGATGGAGAATGTGGCCACTATTGCAGCAAG CCGCTTGTGTAACGCTCACCCAACGCTGAGGACAATAGACATGTTCCATTTTCGTGGCCCATCTCACATTGGCGACCGACTGGTGCTGAAAGCCATCGTCAACAATGCTTTCAAGCACAG CATGGAGGTGGGCGTATGTGCTGAGGCCTACCAGGGTGGAGAACCTTTGCGCCATATAAATAGTGCTTTTATGACCTTTGAGGTGCTGGACAGTGACAGGAAGCCCCGCACACTGCCACGAATTCGACCCGAGCCGGTG GATGGAAAAAGGCGTTATCAGGAAGCTATTGCCAGGAAGAAGATTCGCCTGGATCGGTCA GAATATATTATCTCCTGCAAGCAGACTGAAGTGC TGTCTGTTCCATGGGATCCAAGTAACCAG ATGTATCTGAGCTACAATAATGTGTCTGCTCTGAAACTAATGGACACCAGAACCAACTGGGTACTGGCCTCTGAGAAAAATAAG GTCAGATTatacactctggaggaaaaccacATGCTGTTTTTCAAGGTGGAAATGAACGTCAGTGTCCCGGCTGAGCAGACCTTCCACCTACTGTCAGACCTGAGAAGGCGAAAAGAGTGGGACCGGCATTATGA GGAGTGCGAGGTGATCAACCAAGCCGACGAGGATGACACTCTTTATCGCGTAGCTACACCCTCAGTAACTAAAGGGGGCAAAGGGCAGGACTTTATCTTGCTGGCATCCAGAAGGAAGCCGTGCGATGCGAG GGACCCGTACCTGATCGCTCTGAGGTCTGTCACTTTGCCAACCCACCCACCCACTGATGACTACTCCAGGGGAGAGGTGCTCTGTGCCGGCTTCTCAATCTGGGAAGAGTCCAGTACTGTCACCAAG ATCACCTACTACAACCAGGCCACACCGGGAGTGCTCCCCTACATTTCCACAGACATTGTTGGCCTCTCTTCTGCCTTCTACAGCTCTTTCTCTGCCTGCAGCCAGTTCCTGGAGGCCAACAATTACGGCTAG